One Aegilops tauschii subsp. strangulata cultivar AL8/78 chromosome 7, Aet v6.0, whole genome shotgun sequence genomic window carries:
- the LOC109772078 gene encoding disease resistance protein RPM1 produces MAEIVILLAIKKIGNALANGAADQASTQFAKYRMQLKELQGNMGRAARELRVMHDVLYQMDIRNCDDQVYEGWLEEVRKVAHVMEDMVDEYLYLVGRQQDTMCCFYLKKGFRKPRSLLSLNQIAFKVKEIEKDLAHLSETKKRWVPMINNPDTSSSKYIVKRSQDLANISRSLDDEDLVGVDKNREKLEQWLASDDLECSVIALLGMGGLGKTSLAANVYRKERDKFQCHAWVSISQTYSREDVLRNIIKELFRDKVNVISNTAAMDIACLEVTMKRFLEQQRYLIILDDVWTPEAFDDLSRALIHNDKGSRLIITTREGDVAALASRGHILTLEALPEELAWDLFCKKAYPRDTNHECPAELKPLSKEIVNKCKGLPLVTVSVGSLLRVREKTIDEWRRINDQLSWELINNSRLGHIRNVLHLSFIYLPTHLKSCFLYCSLFPEDYLFKRKRLIRLWIAEGFIEERGESTLEEVAEGYLKELIDRNMIQLVERNSFGRIKEFKMHDILRELAVHLCQKDCFGVTYEDKCGKSPEMDVRRLVLHNVTKDIYQTLSGMHRFRTVITVDNSMPTFTILPLLCKKSRYMTVLELSGLPIEKIPDAIGDLFNLRHLGLRNSKVKMLPMSVDKLSNLLTLDLARSDIHEVPSGIVKLKKLRHLFVEKKIDPNWRAFKCSSGVHIASGLGNLTNLQTLRALEAHDGSIRHLGELRQLRSLRLWNVKGLYCGRIRDSLVQMRYLSNLSVSASDENEVLLLNVLPNLRKLVLRGRLAEGALNDSLLFQPVGGHNLYRLSLSWSQLRGDPLPSLSRLSNLTQIHFTRAYNGEHLAFLTGWFPKLKTLQLRDLPNLKQLEIQQGAMASLERLFLINLNSMMEVPPGIEFLMPLQRLGFHEITSDFLLLLRQCYAIQGTQWQHSLRE; encoded by the coding sequence ATGGCAGAGATCGTGATTCTTCTAGCCATTAAAAAGATCGGAAATGCCTTGGCAAATGGAGCGGCAGACCAGGCCAGCACTCAGTTTGCGAAGTACCGCATGCAACTAAAAGAGTTACAGGGCAACATGGGTCGTGCTGCGAGAGAGCTTCGTGTAATGCATGATGTTCTTTATCAAATGGATATTCGAAACTGTGATGATCAAGTATATGAGGGCTGGTTGGAGGAGGTAAGGAAGGTAGCACATGTGATGGAGGACATGGTGGATGAGTACTTGTATCTAGTCGGTCGGCAACAGGATACAATGTGTTGCTTTTACCTGAAGAAAGGGTTCAGAAAACCAAGATCTCTGCTTTCTTTGAACCAAATAGCTTTCAAGGTGAAGGAAATAGAGAAAGACCTTGCACACCTGTCAGAGACAAAAAAAAGATGGGTTCCCATGATAAACAACCCGGATACTAGCAGCTCAAAATACATCGTCAAGAGATCCCAAGATCTAGCAAATATTTCACGTTCCCTTGACGATGAAGATCTAGTGGGGGTGGACAAAAACAGAGAAAAACTAGAGCAGTGGTTGGCATCTGATGATTTGGAATGCTCTGTCATAGCCTTGCTTGGAATGGGAGGGCTTGGTAAAACATCTCTAGCTGCAAATGTCTACAGGAAGGAGAGAGATAAATTCCAGTGTCATGCATGGGTCTCCATCTCACAAACTTATTCCAGAGAAGATGTCTTGAGGAATATAATCAAGGAACTTTTTAGAGATAAAGTCAATGTCATATCTAACACTGCGGCCATGGACATCGCATGTCTTGAAGTGACGATGAAGAGATTTTTGGAGCAACAGAGGTATCTGATCATATTGGATGACGTTTGGACTCCCGAAGCATTTGATGACTTGTCTAGGGCGCTTATTCATAATGACAAGGGTAGTAGATTGATAATCACAACAAGGGAAGGCGATGTTGCTGCACTTGCCTCCCGAGGACATATCTTAACACTAGAAGCTTTACCAGAAGAACTGGCTTGGGATCTCTTTTGTAAGAAAGCCTATCCAAGAGATACAAATCATGAATGTCCAGCAGAGTTGAAGCCATTGTCCAAGGAAATAGTTAACAAGTGCAAAGGCTTGCCTCTGGTTACTGTGTCAGTTGGTAGCCTCTTGCGTGTGCGTGAGAAAACTATAGATGAATGGAGAAGGATAAATGACCAATTGAGCTGGGAGTTAATTAATAATTCGAGGCTCGGTCACATAAGGAATGTTTTGCATTTGAGCTTCATCTACCTTCCAACACACTTGAAAAGTTGTTTCCTATATTGCAGCTTATTTCCAGAAGACTATCTTTTCAAACGGAAAAGGCTCATACGGTTATGGATAGCAGAGGGGTTCATCGAGGAGAGGGGTGAAAGCACTCTGGAAGAAGTGGCTGAAGGCTATCTGAAGGAATTGATTGATAGAAACATGATACAACTTGTTGAGAGAAACTCATTTGGCAGGATAAAAGAATTCAAAATGCATGATATCTTACGTGAATTGGCAGTTCATCTATGCCAGAAGGACTGCTTTGGTGTTACATATGAGGATAAATGTGGGAAATCACCTGAGATGGATGTACGTCGACTGGTACTGCATAATGTAACAAAGGATATTTATCAGACATTATCTGGTATGCACCGATTTAGAACTGTCATTACAGTGGACAATAGCATGCCAACGTTCACTATACTACCTCTGCTATGTAAGAAGTCAAGATATATGACAGTGTTAGAATTAAGTGGTCTACCCATTGAGAAGATCCCAGATGCTATCGGAGATCTTTTCAACCTCCGCCATTTGGGCCTACGTAATTCaaaagtgaagatgcttccaatGTCTGTTGACAAGCTTTCAAATTTGTTGACACTGGACCTTGCTAGATCTGACATACATGAGGTGCCTAGTGGGATTGTGAAATTGAAGAAGCTTAGGCACTTATTTGTCGAGAAAAAAATTGATCCAAATTGGAGAGCATTTAAGTGTTCCAGTGGTGTGCATATCGCCAGTGGTCTTGGAAATCTGACAAACCTGCAGACGCTCCGAGCATTGGAAGCACATGACGGATCTATTAGACATTTAGGTGAGCTGAGGCAACTGAGAAGCTTGAGGTTGTGGAATGTGAAGGGACTCTACTGTGGGCGCATTAGGGACTCTCTAGTTCAGATGCGGTATTTGTCCAACCTTTCTGTGAGCGCAAGTGATGAGAATGAGGTTCTCTTGTTGAATGTCCTGCCAAACCTGCGAAAGCTAGTTTTGAGAGGACGACTGGCGGAAGGGGCGTTGAACGACTCTCTTCTCTTCCAACCTGTTGGGGGGCACAACTTGTATAGACTTTCTCTATCTTGGTCACAACTGAGGGGAGACCCCTTGCCATCGCTTTCTCGGTTGTCTAATTTGACGCAAATACATTTCACCAGAGCATACAACGGAGAGCATCTAGCATTTCTCACGGGGTGGTTTCCAAAGCTGAAGACTCTTCAGTTGAGAGACCTGCCTAATCTGAAGCAGCTAGAGATACAACAAGGTGCCATGGCAAGCCTGGAAAGATTATTCTTAATCAACCTCAACAGCATGATGGAGGTCCCACCTGGCATTGAGTTCCTCATGCCCCTCCAGCGTCTCGGCTTCCACGAAATCACAAGTGATTTCTTGCTGCTGTTGCGCCAATGTTATGCAATTCAAGGGACACAGTGGCAGCATTCTCTCCGAGAATGA